The Candidatus Nitrosotenuis cloacae genome contains a region encoding:
- a CDS encoding tetratricopeptide repeat protein — MPGNTEETYSNGITEFNLGNTKKALALFSQVLQEDPNHVGALIRQGNILGKLGRYNEAITSYDSALRIEPENALAQVNKGLALHYLERYDDAILCYDKILESKPSNSIALYNKASSLIRQNRIDVGFETLQKAIDVDFSCKYKARHDIDFEAVRKNNDFKRLVT; from the coding sequence GTGCCAGGCAACACGGAAGAAACCTACTCAAACGGAATTACCGAGTTTAATCTAGGAAATACGAAAAAGGCACTCGCGCTATTCAGCCAGGTATTACAAGAAGACCCAAATCACGTGGGAGCGCTCATCAGGCAGGGGAACATACTTGGCAAGCTTGGCAGATACAACGAGGCAATCACATCATACGATTCCGCGCTGCGCATAGAGCCGGAGAATGCGCTTGCTCAGGTAAACAAGGGTCTGGCGCTGCACTATCTTGAGAGATACGATGATGCAATTTTGTGCTATGACAAGATTTTAGAGTCAAAGCCGTCCAACTCGATTGCCCTGTACAACAAGGCGTCAAGCCTCATAAGACAGAATAGAATCGATGTGGGGTTTGAGACGCTGCAAAAGGCAATAGACGTTGACTTTTCCTGCAAGTACAAGGCAAGGCACGACATAGATTTTGAGGCAGTGAGAAAGAATAACGACTTTAAAAGACTCGTCACGTAG
- a CDS encoding NAD(P)-dependent oxidoreductase has product MCKKSHHMRIGIIGTGLLGNAVGLHILKSGHELTVYNRTKSKTAELERGGAVVVDSAKQVAEKSEIIFVVVKNADAVRKVAFGESCISCGGRDGMVVADMSTINPIDSKEIASEFQKKGITYLGTPVMGGPNVAITGQLVMMVDGDRGTYERYRSIFETVASKVFYLGESGTAHAIKLAMNLQIAMLALALSEGITLARSASIDPKTFLEILNSTYFKTGMSETKAYKMIDGSFEPTFTLRNLKKDLDTINEAAKAFGIKLPMSTKANEVYQKAVDEGFGDIDYTGILKYLMESARE; this is encoded by the coding sequence ATTTGTAAAAAAAGTCACCACATGCGAATTGGCATAATAGGCACAGGGCTGCTTGGAAACGCAGTCGGGCTGCACATTTTAAAATCAGGCCACGAACTGACGGTGTACAACCGCACCAAGAGCAAGACTGCAGAGCTTGAGAGGGGCGGCGCCGTTGTCGTAGATAGCGCAAAGCAGGTTGCAGAAAAATCAGAAATAATATTTGTCGTAGTAAAGAATGCGGACGCAGTAAGAAAGGTGGCATTTGGCGAAAGCTGCATCTCTTGCGGAGGTCGAGATGGCATGGTTGTTGCGGACATGAGCACCATCAATCCAATCGACTCAAAGGAAATTGCATCCGAGTTCCAGAAAAAAGGAATCACGTATCTTGGGACTCCGGTGATGGGTGGACCGAACGTAGCAATCACCGGGCAGCTTGTCATGATGGTGGACGGGGACCGAGGCACATACGAGAGATATCGCAGTATATTTGAGACGGTTGCAAGCAAGGTGTTCTACCTAGGGGAGAGCGGCACTGCACACGCAATCAAGCTTGCAATGAATCTCCAGATTGCCATGCTTGCACTAGCACTCTCAGAGGGAATCACGCTTGCCCGCAGTGCATCAATAGACCCAAAGACGTTTTTGGAGATTCTCAACTCAACGTACTTTAAGACGGGCATGAGCGAGACCAAGGCGTACAAGATGATTGACGGAAGTTTCGAGCCCACGTTCACCCTGAGGAACCTCAAGAAGGACTTGGACACCATAAACGAGGCTGCCAAGGCGTTTGGCATAAAGCTCCCAATGTCCACAAAGGCAAACGAGGTATACCAAAAGGCGGTAGACGAGGGATTTGGCGATATAGACTATACTGGAATTTTGAAGTACCTAATGGAAAGCGCTAGAGAGTAG
- a CDS encoding MFS transporter, with protein MESINKKWLWFIIPINVAAEGLHTVIPLFVIKLGGGIGEVSIAIALHYGSAALGSIFWGKILDKYHAKKAVLLIAFSMILLCCVWLYYTEKIEPVYAISVLTGLFLVARGPVTQMLVMETSTNNQWSKLFARTSIFSTTGSIIAMLIGAVWSFYFDIRQYFLICAVSTGVAIAISMQISKTHFHIERSTIAHSIHGMQHIFSHFRFHNLFVFPKIPEIYDYKHIIALFKGRVSHEIGFLFLTNLLFYFGSNMYFTALTPFLKHNGLTDSTVFALYLIQACTMVGIFFAAPRIIGRFGEERSAMFAYLPRILGILIAGFLINLFVAPTMLVFAVASMCLMVVGFSIYSTANSVLLFKTIPKGFEGTYLGVNSSMVGMGVFGGALTAGFITKSLDYQWTFSVATLVLLGSVVLFRMYFKHRLSDRKIPH; from the coding sequence TTGGAGTCGATTAACAAAAAATGGCTTTGGTTTATCATCCCAATTAATGTCGCCGCAGAAGGACTGCACACGGTAATTCCGTTATTTGTGATAAAGCTCGGAGGTGGGATAGGCGAGGTCTCAATCGCAATTGCACTGCATTACGGGTCTGCCGCACTGGGCTCGATCTTCTGGGGCAAGATACTTGACAAATACCACGCAAAAAAGGCGGTACTCCTGATTGCGTTTTCCATGATTCTTCTCTGCTGTGTGTGGCTGTACTATACCGAAAAAATCGAGCCAGTATATGCAATATCTGTGCTCACCGGTCTGTTCCTAGTTGCACGCGGACCAGTCACACAGATGCTGGTTATGGAGACTAGCACCAACAACCAGTGGAGCAAGCTGTTTGCAAGGACGTCTATCTTCTCTACAACTGGAAGCATAATTGCGATGCTGATTGGAGCAGTGTGGAGCTTTTACTTTGACATCAGGCAGTACTTTTTGATATGTGCTGTGTCGACTGGCGTGGCAATCGCAATCAGCATGCAAATAAGCAAGACACACTTTCACATTGAGCGCAGTACGATTGCCCACTCTATACACGGAATGCAGCACATCTTCAGTCATTTCAGGTTTCACAACCTGTTCGTGTTCCCAAAGATCCCAGAAATCTACGACTACAAGCACATCATCGCACTCTTCAAAGGCAGGGTGTCACACGAAATAGGATTCCTCTTTCTGACAAATCTGTTGTTCTACTTTGGCAGCAACATGTACTTTACCGCCCTGACACCGTTTCTAAAGCACAACGGCCTGACCGACTCTACGGTGTTTGCACTATACCTGATCCAAGCATGTACAATGGTCGGAATATTCTTTGCGGCCCCGAGGATAATTGGCAGGTTCGGCGAGGAACGCTCTGCAATGTTTGCTTACCTTCCGAGGATTCTTGGAATACTGATTGCAGGATTTTTGATCAACTTGTTTGTGGCACCGACCATGCTGGTATTTGCGGTGGCATCGATGTGCCTGATGGTGGTGGGATTCTCAATATACAGCACAGCAAACTCTGTGCTTTTGTTCAAGACAATACCCAAGGGGTTTGAGGGCACCTACCTTGGCGTGAACAGCTCGATGGTCGGAATGGGAGTATTTGGGGGCGCACTCACGGCCGGATTTATCACAAAGTCGCTTGACTACCAGTGGACGTTCTCGGTTGCAACACTTGTCCTGCTGGGCTCAGTCGTGCTCTTTAGGATGTACTTCAAGCATCGGCTGTCTGACAGAAAGATACCTCACTAG
- a CDS encoding C2H2-type zinc finger protein, with protein sequence MITVDCKEAEHLKHEMAVFVSDWVGAIPNTKIREFMLSPIGDEDLEMDRVVTAIREFFASVGETGNYAILPKDDVILIKALTDNVPKNVKQVQSMFSCSHCGYVTPYEVLLQNHMKMHYL encoded by the coding sequence ATGATCACAGTGGACTGCAAGGAGGCAGAGCACCTCAAGCACGAGATGGCAGTATTTGTCTCCGACTGGGTTGGCGCCATCCCTAACACAAAGATACGCGAGTTCATGCTGTCTCCTATAGGGGACGAGGATCTGGAGATGGACCGAGTGGTCACGGCAATTCGCGAGTTTTTTGCATCTGTTGGCGAGACTGGAAACTATGCAATCCTGCCAAAGGATGACGTGATACTGATCAAGGCGCTAACTGACAACGTCCCAAAGAATGTAAAGCAAGTGCAGTCGATGTTCTCATGCAGCCATTGTGGGTACGTGACCCCGTACGAGGTCCTGCTGCAAAACCACATGAAGATGCACTACCTGTGA
- a CDS encoding cobalamin-binding protein yields MAKRVVSFLPSATELIYELGAGDMLVGVTHECTYPEEAKAKPKIIRSVFDPKTMTSRQIDQTVSEIARSGKDLFIVDEDSLKAAEPDLIIAQGTCAVCSAYTNEVSKALQILDNRPQVEVLDPQSIEDILVSVVTVARHVGLEESGARLVESLQKRIDSVKRTISGIKPKVLCIEWVEPFFTSGHWVPQMVEIAGGQNLVSNKGEHSRRMSLDEIESADPDVIVMMPCGFDTARTAGECASSLSNNARWKNLRAVREGQVYGVDANGYFSKPSIRTITGIEILAKILHPAEFAGSVPEGSFRRIAF; encoded by the coding sequence GTGGCAAAAAGAGTTGTCTCGTTTCTTCCAAGCGCCACCGAACTGATTTACGAGTTGGGTGCAGGCGACATGCTGGTCGGGGTGACTCACGAGTGCACGTACCCGGAAGAGGCAAAGGCAAAGCCGAAGATAATCAGGTCGGTCTTTGATCCCAAAACAATGACGTCAAGGCAGATTGACCAGACAGTATCCGAGATTGCAAGGAGTGGAAAGGACCTGTTCATAGTAGACGAGGATAGCCTCAAGGCGGCAGAACCCGACCTGATAATAGCGCAGGGCACGTGCGCAGTATGCTCCGCATATACAAACGAGGTAAGCAAGGCGCTGCAGATTCTCGACAACAGACCCCAAGTGGAGGTGCTTGACCCACAGTCCATAGAAGACATACTGGTAAGCGTCGTCACGGTTGCAAGACATGTCGGCCTAGAAGAAAGCGGTGCAAGGCTTGTGGAATCGCTGCAAAAAAGAATCGACTCTGTAAAAAGAACAATATCCGGAATAAAACCAAAAGTGCTCTGCATAGAATGGGTGGAACCGTTCTTTACCTCGGGCCACTGGGTGCCGCAGATGGTAGAGATTGCAGGCGGGCAGAACCTCGTGAGCAACAAAGGAGAGCACTCCAGAAGGATGTCACTTGACGAGATAGAGAGTGCCGACCCGGACGTGATAGTAATGATGCCGTGCGGATTTGACACTGCGCGCACCGCAGGCGAGTGCGCATCATCGCTGTCAAATAATGCACGATGGAAAAACCTCCGCGCAGTCAGAGAGGGCCAAGTATACGGGGTGGATGCCAACGGATACTTTTCAAAGCCTAGCATCAGGACCATAACAGGAATAGAGATACTGGCAAAGATACTGCACCCAGCCGAGTTTGCAGGCAGCGTGCCAGAAGGGTCATTCAGAAGGATTGCATTCTAG
- a CDS encoding cell division protein FtsZ, which translates to MAQETAPLPPAPVLMTCFGHCGIGLGAESYRRLLLDVGADPLKPVLKDTKDESRILKRYGSTILRFPGAYTGGETPLIPRALLVDLDPRAANLILQSYPDLFALRDKHVIHGAGGAARNWAEGRSRFKNEITQKWDFAKQLSALSPEPVRGYTVPFAMGGGTGSSFACSFIEFIKSNTKEHATIATLGLLPEFGWDPVILEAAAINIVMNLEYQIKYSDCSILFSNKRLREVAHKFEKRVEKIPSIIDDLPKEHEVGWKDYKGMNLIAANAISMFISSFARETEWDMSNYRTWLATKRPKFAIPWVIPVLPDEDQWNLNQLTGNKHNTMDSIIENINKKQDSLLFDIDETDIRNHGGPKDSCCALVKVKGEFDIKEREILKRVIKERFNIEDSRMIFVKIPIMDKEQANVTILVNTKAIGPKVLDIAREAEEAWDAYKEEYGKWGLTTEDFKQSLMDVVHQFS; encoded by the coding sequence ATGGCACAGGAGACAGCACCACTACCGCCAGCACCAGTGTTGATGACCTGCTTTGGTCACTGCGGAATAGGACTTGGTGCCGAATCATACCGAAGACTGCTGCTGGACGTAGGAGCGGATCCACTAAAGCCCGTTCTAAAGGACACAAAGGACGAGTCGAGGATCCTCAAGCGATACGGCAGCACCATACTGCGTTTTCCCGGCGCATACACCGGGGGCGAGACGCCACTTATCCCAAGGGCGCTACTTGTGGACCTTGACCCAAGGGCTGCCAACCTCATCTTACAATCTTATCCTGATCTGTTTGCACTAAGAGACAAGCACGTAATTCACGGCGCAGGCGGTGCCGCAAGAAACTGGGCAGAGGGAAGGTCCCGATTCAAAAACGAGATCACGCAAAAATGGGACTTTGCAAAGCAGCTGTCCGCACTGTCGCCAGAACCGGTCCGCGGATACACGGTACCGTTTGCAATGGGCGGGGGAACCGGAAGCTCGTTTGCATGCTCGTTTATAGAGTTCATCAAAAGCAACACAAAGGAGCACGCAACTATTGCTACACTCGGACTGCTCCCAGAGTTCGGATGGGATCCTGTGATACTTGAGGCGGCCGCAATCAACATAGTGATGAACCTGGAATACCAGATCAAGTACTCTGACTGCTCGATTCTGTTTTCAAACAAGAGACTACGGGAGGTTGCGCACAAATTCGAAAAGCGCGTAGAGAAGATCCCGTCCATCATAGACGACCTTCCAAAGGAGCATGAGGTGGGATGGAAGGACTACAAGGGAATGAACCTGATTGCCGCAAACGCAATCTCGATGTTCATCTCGTCATTTGCGCGTGAAACTGAATGGGACATGTCAAACTATAGGACCTGGCTTGCAACAAAGAGGCCAAAGTTTGCCATACCGTGGGTAATACCGGTACTGCCAGACGAGGACCAGTGGAACCTCAACCAGCTCACAGGCAACAAACACAACACAATGGACTCTATAATTGAAAACATCAACAAAAAGCAAGACTCGCTGCTGTTTGACATTGACGAGACGGATATTCGAAACCACGGTGGACCAAAGGACTCGTGCTGCGCCCTGGTCAAAGTAAAGGGCGAGTTTGACATCAAGGAAAGAGAGATTCTAAAGCGTGTCATAAAGGAGCGATTCAACATCGAGGACTCTAGAATGATATTTGTCAAGATTCCAATCATGGACAAAGAACAGGCAAACGTGACCATCCTAGTTAACACAAAGGCAATCGGACCAAAGGTGCTTGACATTGCAAGAGAGGCTGAGGAGGCATGGGATGCGTACAAGGAAGAGTATGGCAAGTGGGGCCTGACCACCGAGGACTTTAAGCAGTCTCTTATGGATGTCGTGCACCAGTTCAGCTAG